The Rhinoderma darwinii isolate aRhiDar2 chromosome 8, aRhiDar2.hap1, whole genome shotgun sequence genome has a window encoding:
- the SOWAHD gene encoding ankyrin repeat domain-containing protein SOWAHD, which yields MRLWVPLEKRRRTMDDNILNCQGSNKEAGEKKQPRHRSMKKSNCSTEVVENRSSFIGDARSMKRMESMSRTPSPATISKRKRGMRGSLWSATGSLPFGGAWISAASFDVVDSQEPQSQDSGISGLVLDPVEHAWMIMVAEGNFEELQDSLQQDPNLLYKRDFVTGYSVIHWIAKHGHHEDLIRLMDFASASGYFLDINTRASGGLTPLHIAALQGHDILIKVLVGAYNADIHVRDHNGRKAWQYLRFRTDRNLLILLGAPEEEEAGAMVGMNNNNNSHAATLQKMALRDYDEMDSLPKVALSVAPLRNFIRSAYSFFKNW from the coding sequence ATGCGACTCTGGGTCCCCTTGGAAAAACGGCGCAGGACAATGGATGATAACATCTTAAATTGCCAGGGTTCTAACAAAGAAGCTGGAGAGAAGAAGCAGCCACGACACAGAAGCATGAAAAAGTCAAACTGCAGTACAGAAGTTGTTGAGAACAGATCTTCCTTTATAGGAGATGCAAGAAGCATGAAGAGGATGGAGAGCATGAGCAGAACTCCATCACCTGCCACAATCAGCAAAAGGAAAAGAGGGATGAGAGGTAGCCTATGGAGCGCAACCGGATCACTGCCATTTGGTGGAGCATGGATCTCAGCAGCTAGTTTTGATGTTGTTGATTCTCAAGAACCGCAGTCCCAAGATTCAGGTATCAGTGGTTTAGTACTTGACCCGGTGGAGCACGCATGGATGATAATGGTTGCTGAGGGCAACTTTGAGGAGCTACAGGACTCACTACAGCAGGATCCTAACTTACTTTACAAAAGAGATTTTGTGACTGGTTACTCTGTGATCCACTGGATTGCCAAACATGGGCACCACGAAGATTTAATTAGACTTATGGATTTTGCGAGTGCTAGTGGCTACTTTTTGGATATCAATACTCGTGCTAGTGGTGGTCTAACTCCACTCCATATTGCAGCACTACAAGGGCATGATATACTCATCAAAGTTCTGGTAGGTGCATACAATGCAGATATCCATGTTCGTGATCATAATGGTCGAAAAGCTTGGCAATACTTAAGGTTCAGGACTGATAGGAATCTTCTGATACTCCTAGGTGCTCCTGAAGAAGAGGAAGCTGGAGCAATGGTTGGCATGAACAACAATAACAACAGCCATGCAGCTACTCTGCAGAAAATGGCACTACGGGACTATGATGAAATGGATTCACTCCCTAAAGTAGCATTGTCAGTAGCACCCTTGAGGAACTTTATAAGGAGCGCTTATAGTTTCTTTAAGAACTGGTAA